One genomic window of Hippocampus zosterae strain Florida chromosome 12, ASM2543408v3, whole genome shotgun sequence includes the following:
- the LOC127611566 gene encoding ADP-ribosylation factor-like protein 6 isoform X3, translated as MGLLDKLSGWLGLKKKEVNVLCLGLDNSGKTTIINQLKPANTPGQEVVPTIGFNIEKFKSSSLSFTVFDMSGQRRYRNLWEHYYKESHAIIFVIDSSDKLRMVVAKEELDTLLNHKDICNKKLPVLFFANKMDLHDAMSSVKVSQMLCLETIKDKPWHICASNAVEGEGLKEGVDWLQEQIAQSCQNNGEVNE; from the exons ATGGGGCTGCTGGATAAACTGTCAGGGTGGCTGGGCCTGAAGAAGAAGGAAGtaaatgttttatgtttgggACTGGACAACAGCGGCAAAACTACCATCATCAACCAGTTGAAACCAGCTAAT ACACCAGGACAAGAAGTCGTCCCAACCATTGGCTTCAACATTGAAAAGTTCAAGAGTTCAAG CCTTTCCTTCACAGTATTCGACATGTCTGGCCAAAGAAGATACAGAAACCTATGGGAGCACTACTAcaa AGAAAGCCATGCCATCATTTTTGTCATCGACAGCAGTGACAAATTGAGAATGGTCGTTGCCAAAGAGGAGCTTGATACTCTTCTCAACCATAAAG ATATTTGCAATAAAAAGCTGCCCGTGTTGTTCTTTGCAAACAAGATGGATCTCCATGACGCCATGTCGTCGGTTAAGGTCTCCCAGATGTTGTGTTTGGAGACTATCAAAGACAAACCTTGGCACATCTG TGCTAGCAATGCTGTCGAGGGAGAAGGCCTGAAGGAGGGGGTGGACTGGCTCCAAG AACAAATTGCACA GTCATGTCAAAACAATGGCGAAGTGAATGAGTGA
- the LOC127611566 gene encoding ADP-ribosylation factor-like protein 6 isoform X1, protein MGLLDKLSGWLGLKKKEVNVLCLGLDNSGKTTIINQLKPANHSNCLGPFSEEWKHVSQTPGQEVVPTIGFNIEKFKSSSLSFTVFDMSGQRRYRNLWEHYYKESHAIIFVIDSSDKLRMVVAKEELDTLLNHKDICNKKLPVLFFANKMDLHDAMSSVKVSQMLCLETIKDKPWHICASNAVEGEGLKEGVDWLQEQIAQSCQNNGEVNE, encoded by the exons ATGGGGCTGCTGGATAAACTGTCAGGGTGGCTGGGCCTGAAGAAGAAGGAAGtaaatgttttatgtttgggACTGGACAACAGCGGCAAAACTACCATCATCAACCAGTTGAAACCAGCTAAT CATTCGAATTGCTTAGGCCCATTCTCAGAGGAGTGGAAACATGTTAGTCAG ACACCAGGACAAGAAGTCGTCCCAACCATTGGCTTCAACATTGAAAAGTTCAAGAGTTCAAG CCTTTCCTTCACAGTATTCGACATGTCTGGCCAAAGAAGATACAGAAACCTATGGGAGCACTACTAcaa AGAAAGCCATGCCATCATTTTTGTCATCGACAGCAGTGACAAATTGAGAATGGTCGTTGCCAAAGAGGAGCTTGATACTCTTCTCAACCATAAAG ATATTTGCAATAAAAAGCTGCCCGTGTTGTTCTTTGCAAACAAGATGGATCTCCATGACGCCATGTCGTCGGTTAAGGTCTCCCAGATGTTGTGTTTGGAGACTATCAAAGACAAACCTTGGCACATCTG TGCTAGCAATGCTGTCGAGGGAGAAGGCCTGAAGGAGGGGGTGGACTGGCTCCAAG AACAAATTGCACA GTCATGTCAAAACAATGGCGAAGTGAATGAGTGA
- the LOC127611566 gene encoding ADP-ribosylation factor-like protein 6 isoform X2 produces MGLLDKLSGWLGLKKKEVNVLCLGLDNSGKTTIINQLKPANHSNCLGPFSEEWKHVSQTPGQEVVPTIGFNIEKFKSSSLSFTVFDMSGQRRYRNLWEHYYKESHAIIFVIDSSDKLRMVVAKEELDTLLNHKDICNKKLPVLFFANKMDLHDAMSSVKVSQMLCLETIKDKPWHICASNAVEGEGLKEGVDWLQGHVKTMAK; encoded by the exons ATGGGGCTGCTGGATAAACTGTCAGGGTGGCTGGGCCTGAAGAAGAAGGAAGtaaatgttttatgtttgggACTGGACAACAGCGGCAAAACTACCATCATCAACCAGTTGAAACCAGCTAAT CATTCGAATTGCTTAGGCCCATTCTCAGAGGAGTGGAAACATGTTAGTCAG ACACCAGGACAAGAAGTCGTCCCAACCATTGGCTTCAACATTGAAAAGTTCAAGAGTTCAAG CCTTTCCTTCACAGTATTCGACATGTCTGGCCAAAGAAGATACAGAAACCTATGGGAGCACTACTAcaa AGAAAGCCATGCCATCATTTTTGTCATCGACAGCAGTGACAAATTGAGAATGGTCGTTGCCAAAGAGGAGCTTGATACTCTTCTCAACCATAAAG ATATTTGCAATAAAAAGCTGCCCGTGTTGTTCTTTGCAAACAAGATGGATCTCCATGACGCCATGTCGTCGGTTAAGGTCTCCCAGATGTTGTGTTTGGAGACTATCAAAGACAAACCTTGGCACATCTG TGCTAGCAATGCTGTCGAGGGAGAAGGCCTGAAGGAGGGGGTGGACTGGCTCCAAG GTCATGTCAAAACAATGGCGAAGTGA